The proteins below come from a single Methanothrix thermoacetophila PT genomic window:
- the hisC gene encoding histidinol-phosphate transaminase, which produces MERDYRLRPVLSRLRPYVAGRGIEEISRTYGIPPERIVKLGSNENPYGPSPAVRRAIAEAPLNLYPETVDLIESIARYTNFPEGQVLIGSGMDGVIDTLSRLFLDHGVRALIPTPTFSYYEIVTILCGADPVFVRRTEPGEMIERLRDKSIGMVFICSPNNPTGEVVDEELLRSIIESTDAVVFLDEAYVEFAERSMVDLVNEYENLVVGRTMSKAFGLAGVRLGYALAPEWIAEAYRMAAPPFFGVTTPAVAAGIAALSDLEHMRRSVEMIKRERELLLSEIVEASPSWGNFLYIETSERSDVITERMLRKGIIVRDCRSFRDAGDHHIRVTVGTPEQNARFLEAYREICG; this is translated from the coding sequence TTGGAGAGAGACTATAGGCTTAGACCTGTGCTTTCCAGACTCAGGCCGTACGTCGCCGGGCGGGGGATTGAGGAGATCTCCAGGACCTACGGGATACCCCCTGAGAGGATCGTGAAGTTGGGCAGCAACGAGAACCCGTACGGGCCAAGCCCGGCAGTGCGGAGGGCTATAGCCGAAGCTCCACTGAACCTCTACCCCGAGACAGTGGATCTCATAGAATCGATCGCCCGTTACACAAACTTTCCTGAGGGCCAGGTGCTCATTGGCTCCGGAATGGATGGCGTGATCGATACTCTTTCCCGTCTCTTCCTGGATCACGGGGTTCGCGCGCTGATCCCCACCCCGACATTCAGCTACTACGAGATCGTCACGATCCTGTGCGGCGCGGATCCGGTGTTCGTCAGGCGAACCGAGCCGGGTGAGATGATCGAGCGTTTGAGAGATAAGAGCATTGGGATGGTCTTCATATGCTCTCCTAACAATCCCACCGGAGAGGTCGTGGATGAGGAGCTGTTGAGATCGATAATCGAGTCCACAGATGCTGTGGTCTTCCTGGACGAGGCATATGTGGAGTTCGCGGAGAGGAGCATGGTGGATCTGGTGAATGAGTACGAGAATCTTGTTGTTGGTAGGACCATGTCGAAGGCGTTCGGCCTTGCAGGAGTTCGCCTGGGCTATGCGCTCGCGCCAGAATGGATCGCTGAGGCTTACAGAATGGCTGCACCTCCTTTCTTCGGGGTCACAACCCCTGCGGTTGCTGCAGGGATTGCAGCATTGAGCGACTTGGAGCACATGCGCAGATCCGTGGAGATGATAAAGAGAGAGAGGGAGCTGCTGCTCTCAGAGATCGTAGAGGCGAGCCCATCGTGGGGGAACTTTCTATACATAGAGACCTCGGAGAGGTCTGATGTCATCACTGAGAGAATGCTGCGGAAGGGGATCATAGTCAGGGACTGCAGATCCTTCAGAGATGCTGGAGATCATCACATTAGAGTCACCGTTGGAACTCCTGAGCAGAACGCGCGGTTTCTGGAGGCCTACAGGGAGATATGCGGATAG
- a CDS encoding sodium:solute symporter family protein: MDFNMAIILGLYLVGLLAIGAWASKKVKSSEDFIVAGRNLGFWLLTLMIVASICSGMTILGTSGLGYIGGWPTIWEQIFVPLSAAFVILVYGTKLHAISERMGYITIQDYLAQRFYSQRGLRGLSAVAGILVSLIYLVGQYVAISMVLSWMLKISYTDALLIGAIIVMIYTILGGLYAIAWISLVQGLMILIGVLIVSPFIIQSAGGLTHVNNVLAGIDPNYVKIWYPQMHPPYAKYAFLTPMYLVSFFFLLTFGLASAPHVINNVLSARSRSFFKWSPLAAFVLYLIVMYLIKISGFASRVMVEEGMIALPTNVSNAQDYAFVVAAMHIFPHTAGPLVAVIVLSAVMSTTDRLMLTIGSYVGWDIYKMFFNKKASDRSITLVSRLAIVFSVILTLILAWRKPPELLAFLIWMGIGIMLATFVVPILSGLYWRRATREGAIASMSLGLIGALVAGWYHWFVSPLPVHFSFYGFLLSIAAMVVVSLLTRSPPADVLDETMTGMYIRTKSKR; this comes from the coding sequence ATGGACTTCAATATGGCAATCATTCTCGGCCTGTATCTGGTGGGTCTTCTCGCCATAGGAGCATGGGCATCCAAGAAGGTCAAATCCTCTGAGGACTTCATAGTTGCGGGAAGGAACCTCGGCTTCTGGTTGCTCACACTGATGATAGTGGCAAGCATATGCAGTGGAATGACGATACTCGGGACAAGCGGATTGGGATACATAGGAGGATGGCCCACGATCTGGGAGCAGATCTTCGTGCCGTTGAGCGCGGCATTTGTCATTCTGGTGTACGGGACGAAGCTCCATGCCATCTCCGAGCGGATGGGATACATCACCATACAGGACTACCTGGCGCAGAGGTTCTACAGCCAGCGCGGTCTGCGCGGGCTTTCCGCTGTGGCTGGGATACTTGTATCGCTGATTTACCTGGTGGGGCAGTACGTCGCCATAAGCATGGTCCTGAGCTGGATGCTCAAGATCTCATACACTGATGCGCTGCTTATCGGCGCCATAATAGTGATGATATACACGATCCTGGGCGGGCTCTACGCTATCGCCTGGATCTCGCTTGTACAGGGGTTGATGATACTGATTGGAGTCCTTATCGTATCACCCTTCATCATCCAGTCAGCTGGAGGTCTCACACATGTCAACAACGTCCTTGCAGGCATAGATCCAAACTACGTGAAGATATGGTACCCGCAGATGCACCCACCATATGCGAAATACGCCTTTCTGACACCGATGTACCTGGTATCATTCTTCTTCCTGCTCACGTTCGGGCTCGCGAGTGCTCCCCATGTTATAAACAACGTCCTATCGGCCAGAAGTCGAAGCTTCTTCAAGTGGTCACCGCTTGCTGCGTTTGTTCTGTACCTCATCGTGATGTACCTCATCAAGATCTCAGGTTTTGCGTCGAGGGTGATGGTGGAGGAGGGGATGATTGCGCTTCCCACAAACGTATCCAACGCACAGGATTACGCATTCGTTGTTGCAGCGATGCACATATTCCCCCATACCGCAGGCCCGCTGGTCGCTGTGATCGTGCTCTCTGCTGTGATGTCCACCACTGACAGGCTCATGCTCACCATAGGCAGCTATGTTGGATGGGACATCTATAAGATGTTCTTCAACAAAAAAGCCTCGGATAGAAGCATAACTCTGGTTAGCAGACTGGCGATAGTCTTCTCTGTGATACTGACGCTGATCCTGGCCTGGAGGAAGCCACCGGAGCTTTTGGCATTCCTGATATGGATGGGGATAGGCATAATGCTCGCCACGTTCGTGGTGCCGATACTTTCAGGTCTCTACTGGAGGAGGGCGACAAGGGAGGGTGCGATAGCCTCCATGTCTCTGGGACTCATCGGGGCGCTTGTGGCAGGGTGGTACCACTGGTTCGTCTCACCTCTTCCAGTGCACTTCAGCTTCTATGGATTTCTTCTCTCGATAGCAGCCATGGTGGTGGTGAGCCTTCTGACCAGATCACCTCCTGCGGATGTGCTGGATGAGACAATGACCGGCATGTACATTCGCACGAAGAGCAAGCGATAG
- a CDS encoding MBL fold metallo-hydrolase: protein MVEVHKVSGAAYDGNAYLVMAERPVLIDAGMFAEPTIRNIRRFIDPEELEMIILTHCHHDHSAAAPAIKERTGAKIMLSKEEIGLVGDDLATVAYLFGDTAPEFEVDMPLEDGMVLDLGDLRLEVIHTPGHSPGSMCFYERREGMLFSGDTVFPDGNIGRTDLFGGSTEDLVRSIERLLELDDVSCMYPGHMGITCNNVMAQIRDSLRFARRFL from the coding sequence ATGGTTGAGGTGCATAAGGTTAGCGGTGCGGCCTACGACGGAAATGCATACCTGGTCATGGCCGAGCGGCCGGTCCTGATCGATGCCGGGATGTTCGCCGAGCCCACAATCAGGAATATCAGAAGGTTCATCGATCCCGAGGAACTCGAGATGATAATTCTCACACACTGCCATCACGATCACTCTGCAGCTGCGCCTGCGATAAAGGAGAGAACTGGTGCTAAGATCATGCTGTCAAAAGAGGAGATTGGTCTGGTGGGCGATGATCTGGCGACGGTGGCGTACCTTTTCGGCGACACAGCGCCTGAGTTCGAGGTGGATATGCCTCTTGAGGATGGCATGGTCTTGGATCTCGGCGATCTGAGGCTTGAGGTCATCCACACACCGGGCCACTCCCCAGGGAGCATGTGTTTTTATGAGCGGCGCGAGGGCATGCTCTTCTCAGGAGATACCGTATTTCCGGACGGGAATATAGGAAGGACAGATCTGTTTGGAGGCTCCACAGAGGATCTCGTGAGATCAATAGAGAGACTGCTGGAGCTGGATGATGTGAGCTGCATGTATCCGGGGCACATGGGGATAACATGCAATAATGTCATGGCGCAGATAAGGGATAGCCTGAGGTTTGCGAGGAGATTCCTATGA
- a CDS encoding CDP-alcohol phosphatidyltransferase family protein, translating to MDDLRGVSRSVTEPMAEIVERLGLTPNMLSVLSLCFSFLAFVFYYISASDQRMLLGAAIMVMLNGLADAVDGALARRMGHADQRGDFLDHVIDRYSDVLLLSGIIFAGYIGWEIGYLAVVGVLVTSYIGTQAQAVNLRRCYGGMLGRADRLVFLIIATLANALYPHRIEGLQILGWMVLITMILSHITAVQRFVYIWTRLGR from the coding sequence TTGGATGATCTCAGAGGGGTATCGAGATCGGTCACAGAGCCTATGGCTGAGATCGTCGAGAGGCTGGGCCTCACCCCCAATATGCTCTCAGTCCTCTCCCTCTGCTTCTCATTTCTCGCGTTCGTCTTTTACTACATCTCCGCCTCAGATCAGAGAATGCTTCTTGGAGCAGCGATCATGGTCATGCTCAACGGGCTCGCGGACGCCGTGGATGGCGCTCTGGCCCGCAGGATGGGGCACGCGGATCAGAGAGGGGATTTTCTCGACCATGTGATCGACAGGTACTCTGATGTGCTGCTGCTATCAGGAATAATCTTCGCAGGCTATATCGGGTGGGAGATAGGCTATCTAGCGGTCGTAGGTGTTCTCGTGACCAGCTACATCGGTACACAGGCGCAGGCTGTGAATCTCAGGAGATGCTACGGGGGTATGCTCGGCAGGGCTGACAGGCTTGTTTTCCTGATCATCGCAACGCTTGCAAATGCCCTGTACCCCCACAGGATAGAAGGTCTCCAGATACTCGGCTGGATGGTGCTCATCACTATGATACTCAGCCACATCACAGCAGTACAGCGCTTCGTATACATCTGGACGAGACTTGGGAGATAA
- a CDS encoding CBS domain-containing protein, whose product MRVKDYMATPVWVVERNEPIQRARNLMFKHDISRLPVMDKGKLVGIVTKYDISNRLAQAAPEWRRRPIDRIPVQLVMTENPITIYPDATLTQAAELMMENEIDGLPVEKDGELVGIITSRDLLKYFAQQNLDSKVGDLMAEGMVSVHRHHTIAHVVEQMNLHGVSRVLVYEDNMRPVGVITRSNLTFAGIFDSFDQPKMKSIKMTRKESTAGRKQYRYIKQVPLVAEDIMSSPIIAARVDDKAVDDAKVLVEKSICGMPVIENDSMVGFFSTREIVAEIGRW is encoded by the coding sequence ATGAGAGTTAAGGATTACATGGCAACACCCGTTTGGGTGGTGGAGAGGAATGAGCCCATCCAGAGGGCCAGGAACCTGATGTTCAAGCATGACATAAGCAGGCTTCCTGTTATGGACAAGGGGAAGCTTGTCGGAATAGTCACGAAGTACGACATATCGAACAGGCTCGCCCAGGCAGCACCTGAATGGAGGAGGAGGCCGATCGACAGAATCCCTGTGCAGCTTGTGATGACCGAGAACCCGATAACGATATACCCGGATGCAACACTCACCCAGGCTGCGGAGCTCATGATGGAGAACGAGATTGATGGTCTCCCCGTGGAAAAGGACGGAGAGCTCGTGGGCATAATAACCTCCAGGGATCTGCTCAAGTATTTTGCACAGCAGAACCTCGATTCGAAGGTCGGGGATCTCATGGCTGAGGGCATGGTCAGCGTTCACAGACATCACACAATAGCGCATGTCGTTGAGCAGATGAATCTTCATGGGGTGAGCAGGGTTCTGGTCTACGAGGACAACATGCGGCCTGTGGGAGTCATAACAAGGTCTAACCTGACATTTGCGGGCATCTTCGATTCGTTCGACCAGCCGAAGATGAAGAGCATAAAGATGACCAGGAAGGAGAGCACAGCCGGACGGAAGCAGTACAGGTACATAAAGCAGGTGCCGCTTGTCGCAGAGGACATCATGTCGTCTCCGATCATTGCGGCGCGTGTTGATGACAAAGCTGTCGACGATGCAAAGGTTCTCGTGGAGAAGAGCATATGCGGCATGCCTGTAATCGAGAACGATAGCATGGTTGGTTTCTTCTCCACCAGAGAGATCGTCGCGGAGATAGGGAGATGGTGA
- a CDS encoding CBS domain-containing protein, giving the protein MIVADIMSRDPLYVEKTDFATRARQLIRDNHVRGLPVIDPEGRVIGIVTNQDMLRITSTRSNVTVAGFTVSVPLITEEMDMMDAARLMFQEKVTLLPVVDSPSSRMLRGVVSLLDIFKHLDLSRVPDKPVDAIMSRDVITARPDDPISKVWDRMLEEDITGLPVVNESGRPIGIITRFDILKRGWARLGKEDMYRSKDTAKIRVEKLMSTPLYSIKRDAPLRQAVEVMLKHDIGRISVVENDVLVGIVDRYDLIKAVLGDV; this is encoded by the coding sequence ATGATAGTAGCTGATATTATGTCCAGGGATCCACTTTATGTGGAGAAGACAGATTTTGCGACCAGGGCGCGCCAGCTCATAAGGGATAACCATGTGCGCGGACTTCCCGTCATAGACCCAGAGGGTCGCGTCATCGGCATCGTGACAAACCAGGATATGCTCAGGATAACCTCCACAAGGTCGAACGTCACTGTGGCGGGATTCACTGTCAGCGTGCCTCTCATCACCGAGGAGATGGATATGATGGACGCGGCCAGGCTGATGTTCCAGGAGAAGGTGACGCTTCTCCCGGTAGTGGACTCGCCTTCCAGCAGGATGCTCAGGGGTGTTGTGAGCCTTCTGGACATATTCAAACACCTCGACCTCAGCAGGGTTCCGGATAAGCCGGTCGATGCCATCATGTCCAGAGATGTGATCACCGCCAGGCCCGACGACCCGATATCGAAGGTATGGGACAGGATGCTTGAAGAGGACATTACGGGTCTGCCGGTGGTGAATGAGTCCGGGAGGCCCATCGGGATCATCACCAGGTTTGATATACTGAAAAGGGGGTGGGCCAGGCTGGGCAAGGAGGACATGTACAGGTCTAAGGACACCGCCAAGATCAGGGTGGAGAAGCTGATGAGCACTCCTCTGTACAGCATCAAGAGAGACGCCCCGCTCAGGCAGGCGGTGGAGGTGATGCTGAAGCACGACATCGGACGCATCTCTGTGGTGGAGAATGATGTGCTGGTAGGTATAGTCGATAGGTATGATCTTATTAAAGCGGTCCTTGGTGATGTTTGA
- a CDS encoding CBS domain-containing protein translates to MQVKDIMTPPITIDKSERLGHALDLMEKHGTRRLLVTNNGKLGGIITMRQIARVLGTRRRLGMPASSLHVAAATLDAVIPVHPEMGVEEAILLLQKTSVLVVTQNDEILGWVRPREILANVKLTGVSKDAMRSALTVSPRDRLIHARRMMMDRDIGRLPVLDGGKLVGILTERDIARALRAFRDLVSWRQQETRIKNLLVSDVMTHDVKYVYVDTPLEEVRRIILEENRGGLPVLNSDGTLAGMITRRCLIDYLVRTKALAA, encoded by the coding sequence ATGCAGGTCAAGGATATAATGACCCCGCCGATAACGATAGATAAATCTGAGCGTCTGGGACATGCGCTCGATTTGATGGAGAAGCATGGCACCAGAAGGCTGCTCGTGACAAATAACGGGAAGCTCGGCGGCATAATAACGATGAGACAGATCGCCAGGGTTCTGGGCACGAGAAGGCGGCTTGGAATGCCGGCTTCCTCACTGCACGTGGCCGCTGCGACACTTGATGCTGTGATTCCCGTACACCCTGAGATGGGCGTAGAGGAGGCGATACTGCTGCTCCAGAAGACCTCTGTCCTTGTGGTCACTCAGAACGACGAGATCCTTGGATGGGTGAGACCAAGGGAGATCCTTGCTAACGTCAAGCTCACAGGGGTCTCGAAGGACGCAATGCGCTCCGCTCTGACAGTCTCCCCACGAGACAGGCTGATACACGCCAGACGAATGATGATGGACAGGGATATCGGAAGGCTTCCGGTTCTCGATGGCGGAAAGCTCGTGGGGATACTCACAGAGAGGGATATAGCAAGAGCTCTAAGAGCATTCCGCGATCTCGTCTCATGGCGGCAGCAGGAGACCAGGATAAAGAACCTTCTGGTATCTGATGTGATGACGCATGATGTGAAGTACGTCTATGTGGACACGCCGCTTGAGGAGGTCCGCAGGATCATCCTGGAGGAGAACCGTGGAGGTCTTCCGGTGCTCAATAGCGACGGGACCCTTGCTGGCATGATAACTAGGAGGTGCCTCATAGACTACCTGGTCAGGACCAAGGCCCTGGCCGCATGA
- a CDS encoding CBS domain-containing protein, giving the protein MKRVDHRIGDQRVEGIPVPPGSMDRGPVEFDSRVARRQGDILSIASTEVVTAPPTTTIIGAIKIMNSYGFRRLPIADAGTNRLLGFVTCVDIVDFLGGGIRHNLVRKKYEGNILAAINAEIREIMSTKLISAPDTASVDEALRIMYERNVGGLPIVDERSRIKAIVTEEDFVEVVRNTDIDTTVSDYMSPNVVTAPASMSIEKTSRMIVQKGFRRLPIIQDGILTGIITASDIMKYMASGEAFSKIITGDIREVMEQPIKSLIKRSLIMTDPRTRLKDAANLMVEKDVGSLPVMEGGSMVGIITERDFLRALAEHRGVAR; this is encoded by the coding sequence ATGAAGAGAGTTGATCACAGGATTGGGGATCAGAGGGTCGAGGGGATACCAGTCCCTCCGGGCAGCATGGACAGAGGACCGGTTGAGTTCGATTCGAGGGTGGCGAGACGCCAGGGGGATATTCTGAGCATAGCGAGCACAGAGGTTGTCACTGCCCCACCCACGACAACGATAATCGGCGCGATCAAGATAATGAACAGCTACGGCTTCAGGAGGCTGCCGATAGCGGACGCAGGCACGAACCGGCTTCTAGGATTCGTGACGTGCGTGGATATCGTGGACTTTCTTGGAGGGGGCATAAGGCACAACCTGGTGAGAAAGAAGTACGAGGGCAACATTCTGGCGGCCATCAATGCTGAGATACGGGAGATCATGAGCACGAAGTTGATCTCGGCTCCGGATACCGCTTCGGTGGATGAGGCGCTGAGGATCATGTACGAGCGCAACGTGGGCGGTCTTCCGATCGTGGATGAGAGGTCGAGGATAAAGGCGATCGTGACAGAGGAGGACTTCGTTGAAGTTGTTAGAAACACCGACATAGATACGACTGTGAGCGACTACATGAGCCCGAATGTGGTTACAGCCCCCGCCAGCATGTCAATAGAGAAGACCTCCAGGATGATAGTGCAGAAGGGGTTCAGGCGCCTTCCGATAATTCAGGATGGCATTCTGACAGGGATCATAACCGCCTCAGACATCATGAAGTACATGGCCTCGGGAGAGGCGTTCAGCAAGATCATAACGGGAGATATAAGAGAAGTGATGGAGCAGCCGATAAAGAGTCTGATAAAGAGATCTTTAATAATGACTGACCCGAGGACCAGGCTGAAGGACGCTGCGAACCTGATGGTGGAGAAGGATGTTGGCTCCCTGCCTGTGATGGAGGGCGGATCCATGGTGGGGATCATAACAGAGAGGGATTTCCTGAGGGCTTTGGCGGAGCATAGGGGAGTTGCGAGATGA
- a CDS encoding acetylornithine transaminase yields MSIDDIIKRESRAIFQTYTRQPVLIARGSGARVWDQDGREYIDFVAGIAVNNVGHCHPRVVEAIKRQCELLIHTSNLYYTENQVRLAEELKSLSGMDKVFFCNSGTESVEAALKLTRRATGRIEIVAATGSFHGRTLGALGLTYKQSYREPFRPLNEATFVPYNDLEALKSAVTKETAAVILEPVQGEAGVYPASNEYLRAAREICDDRGALLIFDEVQTGFGRTGRWFAKEHSGVMPDIMTLAKAIAGGLPMGAMLSNENISGCFQRGDHASTFGGGPLVCAAALASISAIRDENLVRRSEEMGSYLLRELSRLPVSARGLGLMVGVDIDKDARAVVDAARADGVLLNSTGEHTLRLVPPLVVTKEEIDRVVDVIGERL; encoded by the coding sequence ATGAGCATTGATGATATCATTAAAAGAGAATCGCGGGCGATATTCCAGACATACACAAGACAGCCCGTGTTAATAGCACGCGGCTCTGGCGCGAGGGTCTGGGATCAAGACGGCAGGGAGTACATAGACTTCGTTGCAGGTATAGCCGTGAACAACGTTGGCCACTGCCATCCGAGGGTGGTCGAGGCGATAAAGAGGCAGTGTGAGCTTCTCATACACACATCCAATCTCTACTACACTGAGAACCAGGTCAGGCTCGCAGAGGAGCTGAAGTCCCTCAGCGGCATGGACAAGGTCTTCTTCTGCAACTCAGGCACAGAGAGCGTGGAGGCTGCACTGAAGCTCACGCGGAGGGCCACAGGAAGAATCGAGATCGTCGCTGCGACAGGCAGCTTTCACGGGAGGACGCTTGGCGCTCTCGGGCTGACGTACAAGCAGAGCTACAGAGAGCCGTTCCGCCCCCTCAATGAGGCTACGTTCGTGCCGTACAACGATCTAGAGGCGCTGAAATCAGCCGTCACAAAAGAAACCGCCGCTGTCATACTCGAGCCGGTCCAGGGCGAGGCAGGGGTCTATCCTGCATCGAACGAGTACCTCCGGGCTGCCAGGGAGATATGTGATGACAGAGGGGCTCTCCTGATCTTTGACGAGGTACAGACCGGTTTCGGGCGGACAGGGAGATGGTTTGCGAAGGAGCACAGTGGTGTGATGCCTGACATCATGACCCTGGCGAAGGCGATCGCCGGCGGGCTTCCAATGGGCGCGATGCTCTCCAACGAGAACATCTCAGGCTGCTTCCAGCGCGGAGATCATGCATCCACCTTTGGCGGCGGACCTCTGGTATGCGCAGCAGCACTGGCATCTATATCTGCAATAAGGGATGAGAATCTTGTGAGGAGATCGGAGGAGATGGGTTCTTACCTCCTGAGAGAGCTGAGCAGGCTGCCCGTCAGTGCTCGCGGGCTCGGTCTCATGGTCGGTGTCGATATAGATAAGGATGCGAGGGCTGTGGTGGATGCAGCCCGTGCGGATGGTGTGTTGCTGAACAGCACAGGTGAGCATACGCTCCGTCTGGTACCGCCTCTTGTCGTCACAAAGGAAGAGATCGATCGCGTGGTGGATGTAATTGGAGAGAGACTATAG
- a CDS encoding MogA/MoaB family molybdenum cofactor biosynthesis protein yields MIIDSITVSTSRFMQYGAVSGPDDAEDVSGKAIVEKITASGHDFRYRLIPDGVMPVRIALLESIERKSDAVIFCGGTGLSPSDLTIEAIEPLVEKSIPGFGEIFRLKSMEQVGTRVMLTRASAGIISGVPVFAIPGSPAAASLGIELILQELEHILQHVRGR; encoded by the coding sequence ATGATCATCGATTCGATCACAGTCAGCACCTCGCGCTTCATGCAGTACGGTGCTGTGTCCGGGCCGGATGATGCTGAGGATGTTTCAGGGAAAGCGATAGTCGAAAAGATAACCGCATCAGGTCACGATTTCAGGTACAGGCTGATCCCAGATGGTGTTATGCCTGTACGCATTGCTCTGCTCGAGAGCATCGAGAGGAAGAGCGACGCTGTGATATTCTGTGGGGGCACCGGCCTGTCTCCGAGCGATCTCACAATAGAGGCGATCGAGCCGCTTGTTGAGAAGAGCATTCCAGGTTTCGGAGAGATCTTCAGGCTTAAGAGCATGGAGCAGGTCGGCACGCGGGTGATGCTCACAAGGGCATCAGCAGGCATCATCAGCGGCGTACCGGTGTTCGCCATACCGGGATCCCCGGCAGCTGCGTCCCTCGGGATCGAGCTCATCCTTCAGGAGCTTGAGCATATATTGCAGCATGTGCGTGGCAGATGA
- a CDS encoding MTH1187 family thiamine-binding protein — protein sequence MIVAEFSVIPMGAGTSAGRYIRAVHEMLRNSGIRFVPGAMSTTIEAESIEQVCMIVERANKILTDMEVQRVITTVTIDYRLDKVISIDTKLKALEGGA from the coding sequence ATGATAGTTGCTGAATTCAGCGTGATACCCATGGGCGCGGGCACAAGCGCCGGTAGGTACATCCGTGCGGTGCATGAGATGTTGAGAAATTCGGGCATCAGATTCGTGCCGGGGGCGATGTCCACAACAATAGAGGCAGAATCGATCGAGCAGGTCTGCATGATCGTCGAGAGGGCGAACAAGATACTGACCGACATGGAGGTGCAGAGGGTGATAACCACTGTGACAATAGACTACAGACTGGACAAGGTGATATCGATAGACACGAAGCTGAAGGCCCTGGAAGGGGGTGCGTAA
- a CDS encoding CBS domain-containing protein — translation METTMRVREIMSRPVLTVDADTDVLDAANRMISANVGSLIVVQGAKPIGIITERDLVKKVVARAEDPRKSRVGDVMNSPLIKIHPDASLRDAAELMLKSGVKRLPVISDDGKLVGIITDTDLVSGASLGLNDILADLIEMHRESVHFQEPSEMVRGICERCGQLSDSLVSVDGEMLCWSCRDISR, via the coding sequence ATGGAGACTACGATGCGTGTGCGAGAGATCATGAGCCGCCCGGTGCTGACAGTCGATGCAGATACAGATGTGCTTGATGCTGCAAACAGGATGATCTCTGCCAATGTTGGCAGTCTGATTGTGGTTCAGGGTGCAAAACCCATAGGAATTATAACCGAGCGGGATCTCGTGAAGAAAGTAGTCGCCAGAGCTGAGGATCCCAGAAAGTCGAGGGTGGGGGACGTCATGAACTCACCGCTCATCAAGATCCACCCGGACGCAAGCCTCCGTGATGCTGCCGAGCTCATGCTGAAATCCGGCGTAAAGCGGCTCCCGGTCATCTCCGATGATGGCAAACTTGTGGGAATAATCACCGACACGGATCTTGTCTCCGGTGCATCTCTCGGATTGAATGATATTCTGGCGGATCTTATAGAGATGCACAGGGAAAGTGTGCATTTTCAGGAGCCAAGCGAGATGGTCAGGGGGATATGCGAGCGATGTGGTCAGCTTTCAGACTCTCTGGTCTCTGTTGATGGGGAGATGCTCTGTTGGAGCTGTCGAGATATCAGCAGATGA
- a CDS encoding adenylate kinase family protein, translating to MRIALTGTPGTGKTTVSGLLPFRVVNLNDLIRDGMSAGFDPERECLEADMDALEEKIEEIERSCGDDVLIIEGHFAHHFADEAIVLRLHPNVLRRRLEARGYSASKIRENVEAEAIDLILVEALELCSRVHEIDTTDLSPEEVASIITAILKREIEMPPGGIDWLGDPEIDLG from the coding sequence ATGCGGATAGCACTGACCGGCACCCCGGGGACGGGAAAGACAACGGTCTCGGGTCTCCTTCCGTTCAGGGTCGTGAATCTCAATGATTTGATAAGGGATGGGATGAGCGCAGGCTTCGACCCTGAGAGGGAATGCCTGGAAGCCGACATGGATGCTCTCGAAGAAAAGATCGAAGAGATCGAGAGATCATGTGGGGATGATGTGCTGATCATCGAGGGGCATTTCGCGCATCATTTTGCAGATGAGGCGATAGTCTTGAGGCTACATCCGAACGTTCTTCGCAGGCGCCTGGAGGCCCGTGGATACAGTGCGAGCAAGATCAGGGAGAACGTCGAGGCAGAGGCGATCGATCTCATACTGGTTGAGGCGCTTGAGCTCTGCTCCAGGGTACATGAGATCGACACCACCGATCTGAGCCCGGAGGAGGTTGCATCGATCATAACCGCTATACTAAAAAGAGAGATCGAGATGCCCCCTGGAGGCATCGACTGGCTGGGGGATCCGGAGATTGACCTTGGATGA